The following proteins come from a genomic window of Pyxidicoccus sp. MSG2:
- the egtD gene encoding L-histidine N(alpha)-methyltransferase, producing MRVRTAQTTGTPGGGTQRAPGVRVDVYVRPGDAKRALRAEALQGLCGNPKELSPKWLYDERGSQLFDDITRLPEYYPTRREREILLAHAGDVARLSGADTLIELGSGTSEKTRLLLDAMEEAGALSRFVPFDVSESFLRRAADSLAREYPGISVHAVVGDFERHLGQLPGGGRRLVAFLGGTIGNFKPAERALFLRELSAGLQPGDGLLLGTDLIKDRERLYAAYNDSAGVTAEFNRNVLKVLNRELGADFEPDAFEHFAPFDEKNAWIEMRLVSKRAQAVWLSTLRRRVDFAEGEVLRTEVSCKFERRQVEAELAEAGLTLAEWWTDTAGDFALSLALKR from the coding sequence ATGCGGGTGAGGACGGCGCAGACGACGGGGACTCCGGGCGGCGGCACGCAGCGCGCCCCGGGGGTGAGGGTGGACGTGTACGTGCGGCCGGGCGACGCGAAGCGCGCGCTCCGCGCGGAAGCGCTCCAGGGACTGTGCGGCAATCCCAAGGAGCTGTCTCCGAAGTGGCTCTACGACGAGCGCGGCAGCCAGCTCTTCGACGACATCACCCGGCTGCCGGAGTACTACCCGACGCGGCGCGAGCGCGAAATCCTGCTCGCCCATGCCGGCGACGTGGCGCGGCTGAGCGGCGCGGACACGCTGATTGAGTTGGGCAGCGGCACCAGCGAGAAGACGCGCCTGCTGCTGGACGCCATGGAGGAGGCGGGCGCGCTGTCGCGCTTCGTCCCCTTCGACGTGAGCGAGAGCTTCCTGCGGCGCGCGGCGGACTCGCTGGCCCGCGAGTACCCGGGCATCAGCGTGCACGCGGTGGTGGGCGACTTCGAGCGGCACCTGGGCCAACTGCCCGGCGGCGGGCGGCGGCTCGTGGCCTTCCTGGGGGGCACCATCGGCAACTTCAAGCCGGCGGAGCGCGCGCTCTTCCTGCGCGAGCTGTCCGCGGGGCTCCAGCCGGGTGACGGGCTGCTCCTGGGCACGGACCTCATCAAGGACCGCGAGCGGCTGTACGCCGCCTACAACGACAGCGCGGGCGTCACCGCCGAGTTCAACCGCAACGTGCTCAAGGTGCTCAACCGCGAGCTGGGCGCGGACTTCGAGCCGGACGCCTTCGAGCACTTCGCGCCCTTCGACGAGAAGAACGCGTGGATCGAAATGCGCCTGGTGTCCAAGCGCGCGCAGGCGGTGTGGCTGTCCACGCTGCGGCGGCGCGTGGACTTCGCCGAGGGCGAGGTGCTGCGCACCGAGGTGAGCTGCAAGTTCGAGCGGCGCCAGGTGGAGGCGGAGCTGGCGGAGGCCGGCCTCACCCTCGCCGAGTGGTGGACGGACACCGCGGGCGACTTCGCGCTGTCCTTGGCGCTCAAACGTTGA
- the egtB gene encoding ergothioneine biosynthesis protein EgtB, translating to MAEGTRVRGQGGGEARPWKARAWAELETARARVLRMLAGLPEAELLRQHSPLMSPLVWDVAHVANYEEQWLLRALGAPALTDPAFDAIYDAFRHPRATRSELPLMGPGSAFAYAARVREAVREHLDSLPDASTEPLLVGGYVFGMVAQHEQQHAETLAATLQLMTAVEYRMPSPRARPRPGAAALSEVLIPGGPVRLGSEHPWAYDNERPAFVTDVRPFLLDAHPVTNGDYLVFVESGGYEDARWWHPKGWDFIQKEGLRHPQFWLPQGHHVWLRRRFGLVEPLPKDEPVQHVCWYEADAYARWAGKRLPTEAEWEKAARGSDGTPREHPWGDAAPTEAHANLGGDTWGPAPVGSYPAGVSHDGVWGLLGDVWEWTASDFRPYAGFAAFPYREYSEVFFGEDYKVLRGGAWASAPVAVRNGFRNWDFPHRRQIFAGFRCARDVR from the coding sequence ATGGCAGAGGGCACCAGGGTGCGCGGACAGGGAGGCGGCGAGGCACGGCCGTGGAAGGCACGGGCCTGGGCGGAGCTGGAGACGGCCCGGGCGCGCGTGCTGCGGATGCTCGCCGGGCTGCCGGAAGCCGAGCTGCTGCGCCAGCACTCGCCGCTCATGTCGCCGCTCGTCTGGGACGTGGCCCATGTCGCCAACTACGAGGAGCAGTGGCTGCTGCGCGCGCTCGGCGCTCCGGCCCTCACGGACCCGGCGTTCGACGCCATCTACGACGCCTTCCGGCATCCACGCGCCACGCGCTCGGAGTTGCCGCTGATGGGGCCCGGCTCCGCCTTCGCCTACGCCGCCCGCGTGCGCGAGGCGGTGCGCGAGCACCTGGACTCGCTGCCCGACGCCAGCACGGAGCCCCTGCTCGTGGGCGGCTACGTCTTCGGCATGGTGGCGCAGCACGAGCAGCAGCACGCGGAGACGCTCGCCGCCACGCTGCAGCTCATGACGGCGGTGGAGTACCGCATGCCGTCGCCCCGCGCGCGCCCGCGTCCTGGCGCGGCGGCGCTGTCGGAGGTGCTCATCCCCGGCGGCCCGGTGCGCCTGGGCAGCGAGCACCCGTGGGCCTACGACAACGAGCGCCCCGCCTTCGTCACCGACGTGCGCCCCTTCCTGCTGGACGCGCACCCGGTGACGAATGGCGACTACCTCGTCTTCGTCGAGTCCGGCGGCTACGAGGACGCGCGCTGGTGGCACCCGAAGGGCTGGGACTTCATCCAGAAGGAAGGGCTGCGCCACCCTCAGTTCTGGCTGCCTCAGGGCCACCATGTCTGGCTTCGGCGGCGCTTCGGCCTGGTGGAGCCGCTGCCGAAGGACGAGCCGGTGCAGCACGTGTGCTGGTACGAGGCGGACGCGTACGCGCGTTGGGCCGGCAAGCGCCTGCCCACGGAGGCCGAGTGGGAGAAGGCCGCGCGCGGCAGCGACGGCACGCCGCGCGAGCACCCGTGGGGAGACGCGGCGCCCACCGAGGCGCACGCCAACCTGGGCGGGGACACGTGGGGCCCGGCGCCGGTGGGCAGCTACCCCGCGGGCGTCAGCCATGACGGCGTCTGGGGACTGCTGGGCGATGTCTGGGAATGGACGGCGAGCGACTTCCGCCCGTACGCGGGCTTCGCCGCCTTCCCCTACCGCGAGTACTCCGAGGTGTTCTTCGGAGAGGACTACAAGGTTCTGAGGGGAGGAGCGTGGGCCAGTGCGCCGGTGGCGGTGCGCAATGGCTTCCGCAACTGGGACTTCCCCCACCGCCGGCAGATTTTCGCCGGCTTCCGCTGTGCACGTGACGTGAGGTGA
- a CDS encoding response regulator translates to MATAAPRRSVLVVEDDEDIRAAIAEILEGEGYDVVIAANGSEALDELQHMRRPCLILLDLMMPVMNGHEFLARIRETPKWQGVPVLVLTAVSTEAPPGARGLLRKPFIVEELLDAVQSLCGTVA, encoded by the coding sequence ATGGCCACCGCTGCGCCGCGCAGGTCCGTGCTCGTCGTGGAGGATGACGAGGACATCCGGGCCGCCATCGCGGAAATCCTGGAGGGGGAGGGCTACGACGTCGTCATCGCCGCCAATGGCAGCGAGGCGCTCGACGAGCTCCAGCACATGCGCCGGCCGTGCCTCATCCTGCTGGACTTGATGATGCCGGTGATGAACGGCCACGAGTTCCTCGCGCGCATCCGCGAGACGCCGAAGTGGCAGGGCGTGCCGGTGTTGGTGCTCACCGCCGTCTCCACGGAGGCGCCGCCGGGCGCGCGCGGGCTGCTGCGCAAGCCCTTCATCGTCGAGGAGCTGCTGGACGCGGTGCAGAGCCTCTGCGGCACGGTGGCCTGA
- a CDS encoding c-type cytochrome has protein sequence MSRLIGCLAVLACLTLVPGCGDDDDDDGGDDDTLECPTGGTQLTEQNFGRAFLDTYCTRCHSSTLTGAARNGAPVGFDWDLIASVRAHAEQMNEEAGANADGSVNTEMPLNDPRPSDAERRQLSEWLICGAP, from the coding sequence ATGTCACGCTTGATTGGCTGTCTGGCCGTACTGGCCTGCCTCACCCTCGTGCCCGGCTGCGGGGACGATGACGACGATGACGGCGGCGATGACGACACGCTGGAGTGCCCGACGGGAGGCACCCAGCTCACCGAGCAGAACTTCGGCCGGGCCTTCCTGGACACCTACTGCACGCGCTGCCACAGCTCCACGCTCACCGGGGCCGCGCGCAACGGAGCGCCCGTGGGCTTCGACTGGGACCTCATCGCCTCCGTGCGCGCGCACGCGGAGCAGATGAACGAAGAGGCCGGCGCCAACGCGGACGGCAGCGTGAATACCGAGATGCCCCTGAACGACCCGCGCCCGTCCGACGCCGAGCGACGCCAGCTCTCCGAGTGGCTCATCTGCGGTGCGCCGTAG
- a CDS encoding sensory rhodopsin transducer — protein MDSIGRRRWAIAEGWIPSQSTGPAPEMASHETACLLNTGARDAHVEVTLFFKDREPVGPYRVTVPARRTLHLRFNDLKDPEPVPRDTDYASVILSDVPIVVQHTRLDSRQAENALMTTIAFSE, from the coding sequence ATGGATTCCATCGGACGCCGCAGGTGGGCCATCGCCGAGGGCTGGATTCCCAGCCAGAGCACCGGGCCCGCTCCTGAGATGGCGAGCCACGAGACGGCCTGCCTCCTCAACACGGGAGCGCGCGACGCCCACGTGGAGGTGACGCTCTTCTTCAAGGACCGCGAGCCCGTGGGGCCCTACCGCGTCACCGTGCCCGCGCGCCGCACCCTCCACCTGCGCTTCAACGACTTGAAGGACCCGGAGCCCGTTCCCCGCGACACCGACTACGCCAGCGTCATCCTCTCCGACGTGCCCATCGTCGTGCAGCACACGCGGCTGGACTCGCGCCAGGCGGAGAACGCGCTGATGACGACCATCGCCTTCTCCGAGTGA
- a CDS encoding helix-turn-helix domain-containing protein — translation MDTELASMLGAASRAARVRMGLTQADVAERIGMASEVYGRLERGHMLPSVQNLRRLCVVLHVPPHELLGLGEDLSAPPPAKDKAAPNVANKAREDDTPEMRRLMRNLRKLSPVQLKLMNLVASAMHQKKK, via the coding sequence ATGGACACAGAATTGGCGAGCATGCTGGGAGCCGCGTCGAGGGCCGCCCGGGTGCGCATGGGACTGACGCAGGCCGATGTCGCGGAGCGGATTGGCATGGCGTCGGAGGTGTACGGGCGGCTGGAGCGCGGGCACATGCTGCCCAGCGTGCAGAACCTGCGTCGGCTGTGCGTGGTGCTCCACGTGCCACCGCACGAGCTGCTCGGCCTGGGCGAGGACCTGTCCGCCCCGCCGCCCGCGAAGGACAAGGCGGCGCCCAACGTCGCCAACAAGGCCCGTGAGGACGACACGCCGGAGATGCGCCGGCTGATGCGCAACCTTCGCAAGCTGTCGCCGGTGCAGCTCAAGCTGATGAACCTGGTGGCCTCGGCCATGCACCAGAAGAAGAAGTAG
- a CDS encoding serine/threonine protein kinase gives MAHPLTLRPGMTVGPWRILAPLGSGSFGIVFQVEHAGQRHALKFALRGPGSDDLNHTDARAAKELACLLQAVHPNVARVWAHGRWPDSRTGYHYVVMDFVDGSTLDGWVKRARPSARRVARLFARLARALGELHARDVFHRDLKPSNILVRADDDEPVLVDFGSADHAEAPPLTEGTLPPGTTRYRSPEALRFHREHHDRPDARYPFRATDDLYALGVTLHEVLTGAPAFSPTLPREVLIEHIEERLPPLPSGVNPRVPAALEAITLRLLRKRARERFPHGEALHAAFEEALRSAGPEWDKPLFPGAAPPPTTPARNDATGSSSGPHPEAPSAGKASAPASGPHPAPDAHAAARRPASWHLLGAGVLLGLLAMLGWKSAGAPHASEQLLAPTPTAHPGASHSAAEQPTTTMDAGMEEGLLEPSPTTREEPVTNPTTPGTPKPSAPGALKRALPRCLAGVAAAASLHCASTTYATPVGERPRRNQPCSTDAMRSMDEVLRGFRGPYRLPLIATAQLDFHQDYADGDVLIGGLRTGSISSIVRNPGAFPSNTVLHGWVWVNGEDAEIQWFEADIPRHGKESATRITICARVGNPQRRTVRHAPGSTPKDPIWVRTDEYVVVDRW, from the coding sequence GTGGCGCATCCACTCACGCTCCGCCCGGGCATGACGGTAGGCCCCTGGCGCATCCTCGCGCCGCTGGGCTCGGGCTCCTTCGGCATCGTGTTCCAGGTCGAGCACGCGGGGCAGCGCCATGCCCTCAAGTTCGCCCTGCGAGGCCCCGGCAGCGACGACCTCAACCACACCGACGCTCGCGCGGCGAAGGAACTGGCCTGCCTGCTCCAGGCCGTCCACCCCAACGTGGCGCGGGTCTGGGCCCATGGCCGGTGGCCGGATTCGAGAACGGGCTACCACTACGTCGTCATGGACTTCGTGGACGGCTCCACGCTGGACGGCTGGGTGAAGCGAGCGCGCCCGTCGGCCCGCCGGGTGGCCCGCCTCTTCGCGCGCCTGGCTCGGGCCCTGGGCGAGCTGCACGCGCGCGACGTCTTCCATCGCGACCTCAAGCCATCCAACATCCTCGTGCGCGCCGACGACGATGAGCCCGTGCTGGTGGACTTCGGCAGCGCGGACCATGCCGAGGCACCGCCACTCACCGAAGGCACGCTTCCTCCCGGTACGACGCGGTACCGCAGCCCGGAGGCGCTCCGCTTCCACCGCGAGCACCATGACCGGCCTGACGCGCGCTACCCCTTCCGCGCCACAGATGACCTCTACGCCCTGGGCGTGACGCTCCATGAGGTGCTGACGGGCGCGCCCGCGTTCTCACCGACCCTGCCTCGGGAGGTCCTCATCGAGCACATCGAGGAGCGGCTGCCACCCCTGCCTTCCGGAGTGAATCCCCGGGTTCCCGCTGCGCTGGAGGCCATCACCCTGCGACTGCTGCGCAAGCGAGCCCGGGAGCGGTTCCCCCACGGAGAGGCCCTGCACGCGGCCTTCGAGGAAGCGCTGCGCTCCGCCGGACCCGAGTGGGACAAGCCCCTGTTCCCAGGAGCAGCGCCGCCCCCGACGACACCGGCGCGCAATGACGCAACGGGCAGCTCATCGGGCCCGCATCCCGAAGCACCCTCCGCCGGCAAAGCCTCCGCCCCCGCCTCCGGTCCACATCCTGCTCCCGACGCCCACGCCGCTGCCCGGCGGCCCGCTTCCTGGCACCTGCTGGGAGCGGGAGTCCTGCTTGGACTGCTGGCCATGCTCGGCTGGAAGAGCGCGGGAGCGCCACACGCTTCGGAACAGCTCCTGGCCCCGACGCCCACCGCGCATCCAGGAGCGAGCCACTCCGCCGCTGAGCAGCCGACGACGACGATGGATGCGGGTATGGAAGAGGGGCTGCTGGAGCCCTCCCCCACCACGAGAGAAGAGCCTGTGACGAACCCGACGACGCCTGGAACCCCCAAGCCTTCCGCACCGGGAGCACTGAAGCGCGCGCTTCCGCGCTGTCTCGCGGGAGTCGCCGCGGCCGCCAGCCTCCACTGCGCGAGCACCACCTATGCGACTCCGGTGGGCGAGCGGCCCCGCCGAAACCAACCCTGCTCGACCGATGCCATGCGCAGCATGGATGAAGTGCTGCGGGGGTTCCGAGGGCCGTACCGCCTTCCGCTGATTGCCACCGCCCAGCTCGACTTCCACCAGGACTACGCCGACGGCGACGTGCTCATCGGCGGCCTGAGGACGGGCTCCATCAGCAGCATCGTCCGGAACCCCGGCGCGTTCCCCTCCAACACCGTGCTGCATGGCTGGGTGTGGGTGAATGGCGAGGACGCCGAAATCCAATGGTTCGAAGCCGACATCCCTCGCCACGGGAAGGAGTCCGCCACCCGCATCACCATCTGCGCCCGGGTGGGGAACCCGCAGCGCCGGACGGTGCGCCACGCACCGGGCTCCACTCCGAAGGACCCCATCTGGGTGCGGACCGATGAATACGTGGTGGTGGACCGGTGGTGA